A window of Nicotiana tabacum cultivar K326 chromosome 24, ASM71507v2, whole genome shotgun sequence contains these coding sequences:
- the LOC107762054 gene encoding uncharacterized protein LOC107762054, producing MRMAKEIHSERRGEISRTKKVGSSSNSIKLFGVVISTTSESSSSRSRSANMGRRNNNNSNKGTRWGEDEHRAFLIGLEKLGRGNWAGIAKEFVPSRTHTQVASHAQKYFERLVAEKDNKRAVIKRQKSSVFDINLAEESCPSSSPTNQPVSEEASSVVIPVTKDNSKGKEYLNQQTPISPMPISYRVPGFPPIPMAYSKNSSNDRGPHVYTASWVPNIRFNGNYAYFPMTYYQFANISAHNFASSSPNATPEQHVSSQSDRASVDNLDLTT from the coding sequence ATGAGAATGGCAAAAGAAATCCATAGTGAAAGAAGAGGGGAAATTTCAAGAACCAAGAAAGTTGGCAGCAGCAGTAATAGCATTAAACTATTTGGAGTTGTGATCAGTACTACTTCTGAGAGTTCTAGTTCAAGATCAAGAAGTGCCAATATGGGAAGAAGAaacaataataatagtaataaggGAACAAGATGGGGTGAAGATGAACACAGGGCATTCTTGATTGGATTGGAGAAACTTGGGAGAGGAAATTGGGCTGGAATTGCTAAAGAATTTGTGCCAAGTAGAACACACACACAAGTTGCTAGCCATGCCCAGAAATATTTTGAAAGACTGGTGGCTGAAAAAGATAACAAAAGAGCAGTGATCAAACGCCAAAAGTCCAGTGTCTTCGACATTAATTTGGCTGAAGAGTCTTGTCCTTCATCTTCACCTACTAACCAACCTGTCTCAGAAGAAGCCAGTTCGGTAGTTATTCCAGTAACGAAAGACAACAGCAAAGGCAAAGAATATTTGAATCAACAAACTCCAATTTCACCAATGCCAATCAGTTACAGAGTTCCAGGATTTCCTCCTATCCCTATGGCTTACAGTAAGAATTCAAGTAATGATCGGGGACCTCATGTGTACACGGCTTCTTGGGTTCCTAATATTCGGTTTAATGGAAACTATGCCTATTTTCCCATGACATATTATCAGTTTGCTAACATTAGTGCACACAATTTTGCCTCATCATCACCTAATGCCACTCCAGAACAGCATGTTTCGTCTCAATCTGATCGTGCGTCTGTGGACAATCTGGATCTTACTACATAG